One window of Trichoderma breve strain T069 chromosome 3, whole genome shotgun sequence genomic DNA carries:
- a CDS encoding tubulin domain-containing protein — protein MREIVTLQLGNLSNYVATHFWNTQESYFTYAEDEKSLVDHNIHWRAGIGEDGSDTFLPRAVVYDLKGAFGPLRKVNPMYDVAPGQDVALASLWPGKPAVHKQNPLSSIDYQKDLDAGVKPGKLKASDIRYWSDYSRVYYHPKSLVQLYDFELNSSIMPFERFEMGTELFESLEKENEMVDRDWRPFVEECDQMQGVQVYTTLDDAWGGFASSYLEALRDEHPKTCIWVWGLQSPVATIAREKRRLRLANTAMSLNQACAQASMVVPLGLPDSRVPSGIAVDSSSAWNVSALLATATETASLQSRLRLDGSSQPLGMADMAQCLNVSGRQTLANMRMAVGPQAELDSDEPPELDLSQIGSSKDGVKMGSSSNRAFGRLSSLRVPEDPGKDSAGEYMKNQRPIIGNTVVRNYKTSLLYPLLDSFPSIYNYDLQGRESIPVRTSIASEGSILYKMKNLRSQVTPFISLEERENLVNGLADLGAAYEDDWSSGSDEDDDDL, from the exons ATGCGTGAGATTGTCACCCTCCAGCTAGGCAATCTGAGCAACTACGTCGCCACCCACTTCTGGAACACACAAGAATCATATTTCACATAcgcagaagacgaaaagtcGCTCGTGGACCACAACATCCACTGGAGGGCGGGCATTGGCGAAGATGGATCCGATACGTTTCTACCCCGGGCGGTCGTGTATGATTTGAAGGGCGCGTTTGGGCCGCTGCGAAAGGTTAATCCTATGTACGATGTTGCGCCGGGCCAGGACGTTGCTTTGGCTTCACTGTG GCCTGGTAAACCGGCAGTTCATAAACAGAACCCGTTATCCTCAATCGACTACCAGAAAGATCTCGATGCCGGCGTCAAGCCaggcaagctcaaggcctCAGATATCCGGTACTGGTCCGACTACTCGCGGGTCTACTACCACCCAAAATCTCTAGTCCAGCTATACGACTTTGAGCTAAATTCCAGCATCATGCCCTTTGAGCGCTTCGAAATGGGCACCGAGCTGTTTGAGTCactggagaaggaaaacgAAATGGTGGACAGGGACTGGCGGCCGTTTGTGGAGGAGTGTGATCAGATGCAGGGCGTGCAGGTGTACACCACGCTGGACGATGCGTGGGGAGGGTTTGCGAGTTCGTATCTCGAGGCGTTGCGGGATGAACATCCCAAGACGTGTATCTGGGTTTGGGGTTTGCAGAGCCCTGTGGCTACGATTgcgagggagaagagacggtTGAGGCTGGCTAATACGGCGATGAGTCTTAATCAAGCGTGTGCGCAGGCTTCCATGGTGGTGCCCCTGGGTCTTCCCGACTCGCGTGTTCCGTCTGGCATTGCCGTGGATAGCAGTTCGGCGTGGAACGTCTCTGCACTGCTCGCTACGGCTACGGAGACCGCCTCGCTGCAGTCTCGGTTGCGCCTCGATGGGAGCTCGCAGCCTCTTGGTATGGCTGATATGGCGCAGTGCTTGAATGTCTCTGGCCGACAGACTCTAGCAAACATGCGCATGGCTGTTGGACCACAGGCCGAACTGGACTCGGATGAGCCTCCGGAATTGGACTTGTCACAGATTGGAAGCTCAAAAGATGGAGTCAAGATGGGAAGCAGCAGTAATCGGGCGTTTGGCAGACTATCGTCTCTCCGAGTACCCGAGGACCCTGGCAAAGACTCCGCAGGTGAATATATGAAGAACCAACGCCCCATCATCGGAAACACTGTTGTTCGAAA CTACAAAACTTCTCTCCTCTACCCCCTCCTCGACAGTTTCCCCTCAATATACAACTACGACCTCCAAGGCCGCGAGAGCATCCCTGTACGCACATCGATAGCATCAGAAGGCTCGATCTTGTATAAAATGAAGAACCTGCGCTCGCAAGTCACCCCATTCATCTCACTAGAGGAGCGAGAGAACCTGGTCAACGGCTTGGCGGATCTGGGGGCTGCCTATGAGGATGACTGGTCAAGCGGcagcgatgaagacgatgacgatcTTTAA
- a CDS encoding poly(A) polymerase central domain-containing protein translates to MASEQVYGVTPPISVTLPTEAEKRASDALIEELRRQKTFESPSDTQKRFTVLDSLQEICNEFVRKVAREKEPKNEMLIKNARGKVFTYGSFRLGVFGPGSDIDTLIVAPKYVTREDYFKYFPDLLVSMAPAGAITDLTVVTDAFVPIIKFEYSDISIDLIFSRIIQKQISPDFDNLKDSSLLRGLDEAELRSLNGTRVTDEILALVPEESTFKLALRAIKLWAQRRAVYANIMGFPGGVAWAMLVARVCQLYPKAATSVIVNKFFLVIGQWRWPQPVLLKPIGSGPLPVRVWNPKVYKGDSFHLMPVITPAYPSMCATFNITRSSMSVIQRELRRGLEISEQIMVGKRPWSDLFVKHTFFTSGYRYYISVVSASKDKEAHKVWSGYVESKVRMLVQKLEQHPSIALAHAFNKGYDRRHRCKNDHEIEQVQEGSLEFMIKDESDGQSGGIEPKPEVQDGSAEAVSPVEVFTTTHYIGLELEEGAKSLDLSYQVDEFKVLCTSWKKYQEELQPSVSLGVQHVRNFNLPDDVFDPGEEKPQKKSAKNTANKKRGPPEDNTPPAKRQQASVAAAG, encoded by the exons ATGGCTAGCGAGCAGGTCTATGGCGTCACGCCGCCAATCTCCGTCACTCTCCCCACCGAGGCAGAGAAGCGTGCTAGCGATGCCCTCATCGAAGAACTCCGTCGCCAGAAAACTTTCGAGAGTCCATCAGACACCCAGAAAAG ATTTACGGTTCTCGACTCGCTGCAAGAGATTTGCAATGAATTCGTCCGAAAGGTTGCTAGGGAAAAGGAGCCCAAAAATGAAATGCTCATCAAAAACGCCAGGGGCAAGGTGTTCACGTACGGCAGTTTCCGCCTAGGCGTCTTTGGACCTGGTTCGGATATCGACACGCTCATCGTCGCGCCGAAATACGTTACTCGAGAGGACTACTTCAAATACTTTCCCGACCTGCTCGTCTCAATGGCGCCCGCGGGAGCCATCACCGATCTAACCGTGGTCACGGATGCTTTCGTGCCCATCATCAAATTCGAGTACTCCGACATCAGCATCGATCTAATCTTTTCTAGAATTATACAAAAGCAGATATCCCCAGACTTCGATAATCTCAAAGACTCGAGCCTGTTGCGTGGTCTAGACGAAGCGGAACTGCGATCCTTAAACGGCACTAGAGTGACGGACGAGATTCTGGCTTTAGTTCCCGAAGAGAGTACATTCAAGCTTGCCCTCCGAGCCATCAAGCTATGGGCACAACGCCGAGCCGTCTATGCGAACATTATGGGTTTTCCTGGAGGTGTTGCCTGGGCGATGCTTGTTGCTCGTGTCTGCCAGCTCTATCCCAAGGCTGCCACCtccgtcatcgtcaacaagttcttcttggtcatcgGCCAGTGGCGATGGCCACAGCCCGTGCTTCTTAAGCCCATAGGGAGCGGCCCTCTTCCAGTCCGCGTCTGGAATCCCAAG GTTTACAAAGGCGACTCGTTCCATCTGATGCCCGTCATTACCCCTGCCTATCCTTCGATGTGTGCGACGTTCAACATTACTCGATCCTCCATGTCCGTTATCCAGCGTGAGCTTCGTCGCGGCTTAGAGATCTCCGAGCAGATCATGGTGGGCAAGAGACCTTGGAGTGACTTGTTTGTCAAGCATACATTTTTCACGTCGGGCTATCGATACTACATCTCTGTGGTGTCTGCaagcaaggacaaggaagccCACAAGGTGTGGTCCGGATATGTCGAGTCCAAGGTCCGTATGCTGGTCCAGAAATTGGAGCAGCATCCCTCCATCGCACTTGCGCACGCGTTCAATAAGGGGTACGATCGACGACACCGGTGCAAAAACGACCACGAAATCGAGCAAGTGCAAGAGGGAAGCCTTGAGTTCATGATCAAAGATGAGAGTGATGGCCAGTCTGGCGGGATAGAACCCAAGCCAGAAGTGCAGGATGGTTCTGCCGAGGCTGTATCCCCCGTCGAGGTCTTCACCACTACTCACTACATTGGTCTCGAGCTCGAAGAGG GTGCCAAATCCCTTGATCTATCATATCAGGTCGATGAGTTCAAGGTCCTGTGTACTTCATGGAAGAAGTATCAGGAAGAACTTCAGCCATCCGTTTCCCTGGGTGTGCAGCACGTTCGAAA CTTCAACCTCCCAGACGACGTATTTGATCCCGGCGAGGAGAAGCCTCAGAAGAAGAGCGCTAAGAACACCGCAAACAAAAAACGAGGCCCCCCAGAG GACAATACTCCACCGGCGAAGAGACAGCAAGCCTCGGTTGCAGCCGCGGGCTGA
- a CDS encoding forkhead domain-containing protein, whose amino-acid sequence MPPSGKRTQRGRRDLRKDKELVADLESSSPSRPAKRRKRASSPDQPDSVPADAPSQAPEASSSPRADDDQLVAQVTQQLRTQPVQASKDHSNAIHEANGDGVKAYAKIAAQDWTFYITKLNVNIGRAPEPSHGGPTSSENAVHIDLGPGKMVSREHATISFNSKDEIWMLYVKGRNGAKVDGQTIKPQTSHPLTSGEVVEIGNVEMMFVLPSELSALHVHPTFLQRCGRAVDAPKAAQPRQYGPGTPAKVDVKRPGTPTSSQDHSTATIVKSPVPASTPGGLLGASGVDLSLDDNQHIKPQYSYAQMITQAILNAPDGKLNLNGIYNFIMNSYSYYRHQHAAGWQNSIRHNLSLNKSFDKVARSTDEPGKGMKWHIVPETRDEMLNYITHGPKDILARDPSSAQKRRGSSLVSPPPQSSLRAIQSTPDRGYGRQTDRSSALTADGSPLPRARKSTAGDSSFSGFHPQSPTLTSSYMQDDNASFITPAPPRVHPKLAPPSTAQRPSQHMPTSSPAPFWKYADIGSTPLKPPYEISPSRVAGEGRPPSSSPPAAGKSPPSSPSRPQKSGGQEPKDAADEPEDEQGFDLMKISLRGFQSIGAYHAPVERGVPIGAALKGGS is encoded by the exons atgccgccATCGGGCAAGCGCACCCAGCGCGGGCGCCGCGACCTtcgcaaggacaaggaactCGTCGCAGACCTCGAGAGCTCGTCGCCCAGCCGTCCCGCAAAGCGGCGCAAGAGAGCTTCCTCGCCCGACCAGCCCGACTCCGTCCCGGCCGACGCTCCGTCGCAGGCGCCCGAAGCTTCATCGTCGCCCAGAGCCGATGACGACCAGCTGGTGGCGCAGGTGACGCAGCAGCTCCGAACACAGCCGGTCCAGGCGAGCAAGGACCATTCCAACGCCATCCACGAGgccaacggcgacggcgTCAAGGCATATGCAAAGATCGCGGCGCAGGACTGGACCTTTTACATCACCAAGCTCAACGTCAATATCGGGCGCGCGCCGGAACCCTCCCACGGCGGGCCGACCAGCAGTGAAAATGCGGTGCACATCGACCTCGGCCCGGGCAAGATGGTGTCGCGCGAGCATGCGACCATCTCGTTCAACTCCAAGGACGAGATCTGGATGCTCTACGTCAAGGGTCGCAACGGCGCCAAGGTGGATGGCCAGACAATCAAGCCGCAGACGTCGCATCCTCTGACGAGCGGAGAGGTCGTCGAGATTGGCAACGTCGAGATGATGTTTGTGCTTCCGTCAGAGCTCAGTGCGCTTCACGTCCATCCCACCTTTCTCCAGCGGTGCGGACGGGCTGTTGATGCACCAAAGGCTGCGCAGCCTCGCCAGTACGGGCCGGGCACACCAGCCAAAGTAGATGTAAAGCGGCCCGGGACGCCGACGTCATCGCAGGACCATAGCACGGCGACGATTGTCAAGTCTCCCGTTCCGGCGAGCACTCCGGGAGGTCTTCTTGGAGCCAGCGGTGTAGATCTTAGTCTCGATGACAACCAGCACATCAAGCCCCAGTACAGCTATGCCCAGATGATAACGCAGGCCATTCTTAATGCGCCCGATGGCAAGCTCAACCTGAATGGCATCTATAACTTCATTATGAACAGTTATTCCTATTATCGCCACCAGCATGCGGCAGGTTGGCAG AATTCTATTAGACACAACCTGTCGCTTAATAAATCCTTTGACAAGGTCGCTCGGTCTACCGACGAACCTGGAAAAGGAATGAAATGGCACATCGTTCCCGAGACCCGGGACGAAATG CTCAATTACATTACCCACGGCCCAAAAGATATCCTGGCCCGGGATCCCTCATCTGCGCAAAAGCGGCGAGGATCGTCGCTGGTATCGCCCCCCCCTCAGTCGTCCCTCCGCGCCATACAGTCAACGCCGGATCGCGGATATGGTCGACAGACGGACCGGAGCTCGGCCTTGACTGCAGACGGAAGCCCTTTACCCCGAGCGAGAAAATCGACCGCGGGCGACTCGTCTTTTTCTGGCTTTCATCCTCAGTCGCCAACCTTGACGTCGTCGTACATGCAAGATGATAACGCATCATTCATTACGCCGGCGCCGCCGAGAGTCCATCCCAAGCTGGCACCTCCAAGCACTGCACAGCGACCCAGCCAGCACATGCCGACCAGCTCACCGGCGCCCTTTTGGAAGTATGCCGACATCGGCAGCACGCCGTTGAAGCCGCCATACGAAATCAGTCCTTCGAGGGTTGCTGGAGAGGGGCGTCCTCCAAGCAGTAGCCCGCCTGCGGCCGGCAAGTCACCGCCAAGCAGTCCATCTCGACCACAGAAATCTGGCGGACAAGAACCTAAGGATGCTGCGGATGAGCCCGAGGATGAGCAAGGgtttgatttgatgaa AATATCGTTAAGGGGTTTTCAGAGTATTGGCGCGTACCACGCTCCGGTAGAGAGAGGCGTTCCCATCGGCGCCGCCTTGAAGGGCGGTTCATGA
- a CDS encoding septin domain-containing protein, which translates to MRPVPASGSASAHHGRSDSLTPTATIPQMTYFVGTEDSISDLGEMSFQTPRFPYKNEYESNARAGKSCHRSNMSASTSISWPSPSLSSQPGGETPHDLSRPMTPVMLGTSGPESVISETSSPMSSPVASMSASRISSSLSLIGPHQGGIGLYQHANDGLAGSHTPQLIMPSLTVPRRRPFSDTGKTLGKLKVLVTGPDGIGKSTLITAIAQCSEHIVHVDPVTNHNKGQVSEVYASTRPYPWWRAELDPSVAPRRRSSAMDEMLDRNLCFVDCPPQQDSEAAHPAVRYVESQLFPLLHRPISDGDLWNLLSNGTEPIVDAVLYLLPHTGPEAADVEAIRLLQNTTNVIPLLARADEISNDDVIVSKQTIDYCLRDKNVEYFSFSAPGVSSESSDIYAVSSISDSDDDVMDASVLMNSEYVRPLVATDLHRLVEQLMSQDGSARLRHAASLKGVRWRRQKASSSSLQSALICRQPMSVYPLSTPSWNRSFLPEQYHRPLEMASWAESLRQSLEAERLCEVPMQLLGPGMTMNGMPLARVNQKPRRQKHKKSKREEVVPHHQDPLGLLGLAGQIKCNSRLTLELVSSIGVIGFFTSWLVRPDGMVSRC; encoded by the exons ATGCGACCAGTTCCGGCCAGCGGCAGCGCATCTGCCCATCATGGGCGCTCCGACAGTTTGACGCCCACTGCGACGATTCCCCAAATGACGTACTTTGTCGGAACCGAAGATTCAATCAGCGACTTGGGCGAGATGAGCTTCCAGACGCCGCGGTTCCCGTACAAGAACGAGTATGAATCAAATGCCCGGGCTGGCAAGAGCTGTCACCGATCCAACATGTCAGCCTCCACATCTATCTCGTGGCCTTCACCGTCTCTCTCGTCCCAACCCGGCGGCGAAACGCCTCACGACCTCTCCAGACCAATGACTCCCGTCATGTTGGGGACTTCTGGCCCCGAGTCCGTCATCAGCGAAACCTCGTCGCCCATGAGCTCGCCTGTCGCCTCCATGTCTGCCAGCCGAATCAGCTCTTCTCTAAGTCTAATCGGCCCACACCAAGGCGGCATCGGCCTTTATCAACATGCCAACGACGGTCTCGCAGGGAGCCATACACCACAGCTCATTATGCCTAGCTTAACGGTTCCTCGGCGTCGGCCGTTTTCGGACACGGGAAAGACTTTGGGAAAGCTCAAGGTTCTGGTGACAGGCCCAGATG GGATCGGAAAATCAACTTTGATCACGGCTATTGCACAGTGCAGCGAGCATATTGTTCATGTTGACCCCGTTACGAATCACAACAAGGGCCAAGTATCCGAAGTATATGCTAGCACCCGCCCCTACCCGTGGTGGAGAGCAGAGCTCGACCCTTCTGTTGCCCCAAGGCGGCGAAGTTCAGCAatggatgagatgctggaccGTAACCTCTGTTTTGTGGACTGCCCTCCACAGCAAGATTCCGAGGCTGCGCATCCGGCCGTCCGTTATGTCGAATCACAGCTCTTTCCATTATTGCACCGGCCAATCAGTGATGGCGACCTGTGGAATCTCCTAAGCAACGGGACTGAGCCTATCGTTGATGCAGTGCTGTATCTGCTACCCCATACTG GTCCCGAAGCCGCAGATGTAGAGGCAATCAGACTGCTGCAAAACACCACTAATGTGATTCCCCTGTTAGCCCGTGCCGATGAGATCAGCAACGACGATGTTATTGTTTCCAAGCAAACCATCGATTATTGCCTGCGTGACAAGAACGTTGAATATTTCTCGTTTAGTGCCCCTGGAGTGTCTTCTGAATCATCGGATATCTATGCCGTCTCGAGCATCTCCGACTCTGATGACGATGTAATGGACGCCAGCGTGTTGATGAATTCAGAATATGTCCGCCCACTTGTCGCTACAGATCTTCATAGGCTCGTGGAGCAGCTCATGTCACAAGATGGTAGCGCCAGGCTTCGACATGCCGCCTCACTCAAAGGTGTCAGGTGGCGGCGACAAAaggccagcagctcctcattGCAGTCAGCGCTCATCTGCCGCCAACCCATGAGTGTGTACCCCTTGTCCACTCCCTCCTGGAATCGTTCATTCCTCCCCGAGCAGTACCACCGCCCCTTGGAAATGGCGAGTTGGGCAGAAAGCTTGCGGCAGAGCCTAGAGGCAGAACGCCTTTGCGAGGTACCGATGCAACTTCTTGGGCCAGGTATGACGATGAATGGCATGCCACTGGCAAGAGTGAATCAGAAGCCAAGGCGTCAGAAGCACAAGAAATCAAAGCGTGAAGAAGTAGTACCACACCACCAGGATCCGCTCGGACTGTTGGGACTGGCTGGTCAGATCAAGTGCAACAGCAGGCTTACTCTTGAGCTTGTCAGCAGCATTGGAGTCATTGGATTTTTCACATCGTGGCTTGTCCGTCCAGATGGAATGGTCTCAAGATGTTGA
- a CDS encoding clustered mitochondria domain-containing protein yields the protein MAAEAQAASSSPANAVDESHDNAMSAPENAVNEGEAEAEAEVDPAAEAVINLTILLPDPEAEKMQIMVSTQEQVHEIRQSIIDLPQAFQYTCFHLEFQGQKINDFIPLAEIPDLGTEPEFRLVPDPYTEKEARIHLGILPGLSLYESVTKNLSTQTEGSEEQPLAKDYDFQATPSITTLIPEPIEPAPKTVKMRGHLLYIVVTTNEGEQFQVTAHVSGFFVNKSSNAKFDPFPRPAPKGQSSHSLLKLIELLSPSFSATFKSLQEHNGQRDPLATFQITNAIPNSPWALPSPSSTLCTHSPDITRPQETYLLAGVDNTDTLRDWNEEFQSAKELPKESVQDRVFRERLTSKLFADYNDAAVKGAVLIAHGEIAPLNPTETRDAQIFVYNNIFYSFGADGVGTFTSEGGDEAARVATGKDVAGVQLVNQLDIDGLFTPATVVVDYLGKRIVGQSIVPGIFKQREPGEHQIDYGAVDGKDVVAIDERFTAPFSQLSKALKVKEHPVWDKDGKRFDLEASVETKGLMGTDGRKYVLDLYRITPFDVAWREETEAAEYPHRMTVLRPELVDSFGRYKMKQWIDVELARRAQPKSEDNSAEAKEEDKEEDKEETKEAKEEAKDEAEGEAKEENEVAKPDAAEAEKNQPNLADFKFALNPDAFSGQTPRTEEEKAELEADEQEVRAAGEYLRDRVIPEFLRELTDSDISFPMDGQSLGRILHKRGINIRYLGKITTLAVNDRLRCLREICIQDMVARAFKHVSATYLRSLPAPFAPSCVSHLLNCLLGHRFNAKPTADIDSSFRELYSDADLSFESVTPETLREEIEQQVLKRFRYQLPANWFDEVRPVQLLRDICIRAGIQVLAKDYAFESGAAPAEAPVNAAQPEQTNGQTNSETKSKKKKKAARESSPTTPPAPEVVTTFTPDDVLNVVPVVKHSCPRSSLAEEALEAGRISILQNQKKLGQELLLESLSLHEQIYGILHPEVAKVYNSLSMLYYQLDDKEVAVELARKAIIVSERTGGVDSAETLLNYLNLSLFLHQVGDSKSALAYSIHALKLWKIIYGPGHPDSITTINNAAVMLQGVKAYHESRLWFEESLRVCDSVFGRQSINSATLLFQLAQALALDHDSKAAVNRMRESYNIFLAELGPEDKNTKEAESWLEQLTQNAVSIAKHAKDVQARRLRSGIKFPVATAAQTAGVVPQRGAASQIDSRSIDELLKFIEGDTSKTGSKKRPGRGNPKRRGATK from the exons ATGGCGGCCGAAGCACAAGCTGCGTCTTCCTCTCCAG CTAATGCTGTCGACGAGTCTCACGACAACGCTATGTCTGCTCCCGAGAACGCTGTGAATGAAGGGGAGGcagaggcggaggcggaggtcGATCCTGCGGCTGAAG CTGTGATTAACCTCACGATTCTCCTTCCCGATCCCGAGGCCGAAAAGATGCAGATTATG GTATCAACTCAAGAGCAAGTTCACGAGATTCGACAGTCCATCATCGATCTGCCACAAGCTTTTCAGTACACATGCTTCCACCTCGAGTTCCAGGGCCAGAAAATCAATGATTTCATTCCTTTAGCCGAGATTCCCGATCTTGGCACTGAGCCGGAATTTCGCTTGGTGCCGGACCCATATACCGAGAAAGAAGCTCGCATCCATCTG GGTATCCTTCCGGGACTGTCGCTGTACGAGTCTGTGACCAAGAATCTGTCGACCCAGACAGAGGGTAGCGAGGAGCAGCCCCTTGCCAAGGATTATGATTTCCAGGCTACTCCCTCGATCACCACCCTCATCCCTGAGCCCATTGAGCCGGCACCCAAGACGGTTAAGATG CGTGGACACTTGCTCTACATTGTTGTTACCACCAACGAAGGCGAGCAATTCCAAGTCACTGCTCACGTGTCCGGCTTCTTTGTCAACAAATCCTCCAATGCCAAGTTCGACCCCTTCCCACGGCCTGCACCCAAGGGCCAGTCATCGCACTCCCTGTTGAAGCTTATCGAGCTCCTTTcgccctccttctccgccACTTTCAAGAGCCTCCAGGAGCACAACGGCCAAAGGGACCCCTTGGCTACCTTCCAAATCACCAACGCCATCCCTAACTCGCCTTGGGCTCTGCCGTCTCCCAGCTCCACTCTCTGCACACATTCGCCTGATATCACGAGGCCTCAGGAAACATATCTGCTGGCCGGTGTCGATAACACCGACACATTGCGTGACTGGAATGAGGAGTTCCAATCGGCAAAGGAACTGCCGAAAGAGTCCGTACAGGACCGGGTATTCCGGGAGCGCTTGACATCAAAGCTCTTCGCAGACTACAATGACGCTGCTGTGAAGGGCGCAGTGTTGATTGCCCATGGAGAGATTGCGCCTCTAAACCCAACAGAGACCAGAGATGCGCAGATCTTCGTCTACAACAACATTTTCTATTCTTTCGGAGCAGATGGTGTTGGCACCTTTACCTCTGAAGGAGGCGACGAGGCCGCTCGTGTTGCCACTGGAAAGGATGTTGCAGGTGTTCAGCTGGTCAACCAGCTGGATATTGATGGCCTGTTCACGCCTGCTACTGTTGTTGTTGACTACTTGGGTAAGCGTATCGTTGGTCAGAGCATCGTTCCGGGCATCTTCAAGCAGCGGGAGCCCGGCGAGCACCAGATTGATTATGGTGCGGTAGATGGCAAAGACgttgttgccattgacgaGCGATTCACCGCCCCATTCTCTCAGCTTTCTAAGGCCCTCAAGGTGAAGGAACACCCTGTTTGGGACAAGGATGGGAAGAGATTCGACCTCGAGGCCAGCGTGGAAACTAAGGGTTTGATGGGTACGGATGGTCGTAAATACGTTCTCGACCTTTACCGAATTACGCCTTTCGATGTCGCATGGAGGGAAGAGACGGAAGCCGCAGAATACCCTCACAGGATGACAGTCCTTCGACCTGAGTTGGTGGACTCTTTCGGACGCTacaagatgaagcaatgGATTGATGTCGAATTGGCCCGCCGTGCCCAACCAAAGTCGGAAGACAATTcagccgaggccaaggaggaggacaaggaggaggacaaggaggaaACTAAGGAGGCTAAGGAGGaggccaaagatgaagctgaaggcgaggccaaggaagagaacgAAGTTGCGAAACCAGAtgctgccgaggccgagaagaacCAGCCCAACCTGGCTGATTTCAAGTTCGCCCTCAACCCCGACGCTTTCAGCGGCCAGACCCCTCGCactgaggaagaaaaggccgagCTCGAAGCCGATGAGCAAGAGGTCAGGGCTGCAGGAGAATACTTGCGCGACCGAGTCATCCCCGAGTTCCTACGCGAGCTCACTGATTCCGACATCAGCTTCCCCATGGATGGCCAGTCACTTGGTCGCATCCTGCATAAGCGAGGTATCAACATTCGATACCTCGGAAAGATCACGACGCTCGCTGTCAACGATCGACTCCGATGCCTGCGCGAAATCTGCATTCAGGATATGGTTGCTCGTGCGTTCAAGCATGTGTCTGCCACCTATCTGCGGTCGCTTCCCGCTCCATTTGCGCCTTCATGCGTGTCTCATCTCCTAAACTGTCTTTTGGGTCATCGATTCAACGCCAAGCCCACAGCAGACATCGATTCATCCTTCCGGGAGCTGTACTCGGACGCTGATTTGTCGTTTGAATCAGTCACCCCTGAGACGCTGCGAGAGGAGATTGAACAGCAGGTCCTGAAGCGCTTCCGTTACCAACTTCCTGCCAACTGGTTCGATGAGGTGCGCCCTGTGCAACTGCTCCGTGATATCTGCATCAGAGCAGGTATCCAGGTGCTGGCAAAGGACTACGCATTTGAGAGCGGTGCCGCCCCTGCCGAAGCCCCTGTCAACGCTGCCCAGCCAGAGCAGACAAACGGCCAAACAAACAGTGAgacaaagagcaagaagaagaagaaggcggcaagAGAGAGCTCGCCAACAACTCCCCCAGCCCCTGAGGTGGTTACTACCTTTACCCCTGACGATGTTCTGAACGTCGTGCCGGTAGTCAAGCACTCGTGCCCCCGAAGCTCTCTTGCTGAGGAGGCCCTAGAGGCGGGACGTATCTCCATCCTTCAgaaccagaagaagcttggaCAGGAGCTGCTCCTGGAATCTCTGTCCCTTCACGAGCAGATCTACGGCATCCTGCACCCAGAAGTGGCAAAGGTCTACAACAGCCTGTCGATGCTGTATTATCAGCTCGATGACAAGGAAGTCGCCGTTGAGCTGGCTAGGAAGGCCATTATCGTCTCCGAGCGCACTGGCGGCGTTGACTCGGCTGAAACGCTGCTCAACTACTTGAACCTCAGTCTCTTCTTGCACCAGGTTGGCGACAGCAAGTCAGCCCTGGCCTATTCCATCCACGCGCTGAAGCTGTGGAAGATCATCTATGGACCTGGTCACCCAGACTCGATCACAACCATCAACAACGCAGCCGTCATGCTGCAAGGTGTCAAGGCTTACCACGAGTCCCGACTCTGGTTCGAAGAGTCATTGCGCGTGTGTGACTCCGTCTTTGGCAGACAGTCCATCAACTCTGCCACTCTCCTGTTCCAGTTGGCGCAGGCCCTCGCCCTCGACCACGACTCCAAGGCGGCCGTCAACAGGATGCGAGAGTCGTacaacatcttcctcgccgAGCTGGGTCCGGAAGACAAGAACACCAAGGAAGCCGAAAGCtggctggagcagctgaCTCAGAACGCGGTTTCCATTGCCAAGCACGCCAAGGATGTGCAGGCCAGGCGTCTTCGATCGGGCATCAAATTCCCCGTTGCAACAGCCGCACAGACTGCCGGCGTCGTACCGCAGCGTGGTGCGGCATCTCAGATCGATTCCCGCAGCATCGACGAGCTCCTGAAATTCATCGAGGGCGACACATCCAAGACTGGTTCCAAGAAGCGACCTGGACGCGGAAACCCCAAGAGACGAGGAGCGACGAAATAA